The nucleotide sequence tgatttattcattcaaaacagctgattcatttagaaacaaagcaaaTGATTCACTGTGCAAAAAATGGATCAGCACAGAGACTTTATAAATGAACTGTTGAAACACTGACTCAATTGAATCATTCAGAATCAAAAGCATTGAGGCACATACATTTAATCTCAGATAAACTCTCATTAATTATTAGATGAAACAGTATTTTGCATTTTGTGCTGGTCTTGGTTGGTTTAatcgattcattcaaaacagctcatttagaaacaaagcaaaTATCTCATTGTGCTAAAAATGGATCAATGCAGGAACtttataaacttttataaattttgattcactgactcaaatgaatcatttggaATTAGATTCACTGAGGCTCTAGGATGCATACATTTTCTGCTCCTGCTGTTTTTTTTCATTGCCATTTTCATTGGCAAAACAAAAGCAGACTAAAATCGGCACTAGGTGTGAAAATCTCCGTCATTTTGttcaattgattcattcaaaaaagcTGATTCATTTAGGAACAAAGCAAATGACTCACTTTTTTGAGTGTTACTCTGAAATGTACACATTTTCTGCTCTGATATGTTGTTTTTTAGCTATTTTATCAGCGAAACAGAAAATGTAGACTAAAAATGGAAAAAAGCAAGTGACTAACTGCATTCAAAATGGATAGATGCAGGGACTCTATGAACAGATAgttgaatcactgactcaaatgaatcattcagGAACAAATTCATTGAGGAAGGAAACAATGCAGTGTTGCTCTGGGATGCGTACATTTCTACTAGCTTTGTCTGAACTAGTTTCTACTTTCAAtggcaaaacagaaaaaaatagataaaaatgtgCTCTATGTGCGAAAGTCATTTaattgatttgttcaaaacagctgattcatttcaCAATGGAAAGATGCAGGTACTTTATGaataaatcactgaatcaaatgattcgTTCTGAAACAGATTCATGAGCAAAACAGCACAGTGTTGCTCTGTTTGTGTAAACTATTCTCATatgcaaaacaaaatacaaacaatattGTGTCTGAAATGCATCTCACTCAATATTTAAACATTATGTTTACTGAACTGTTGTAAAAAGGCAAAATCAAGCACTGATCTTCAGGAAAACGGCACTCTTTGTTTGTGTAATATTACTGAACTATATCATatcttataaatataaaaacatacacCACACAGGGATATTTTTAactttcataacttgaattattGGTTTATTCTAATGTCACACACTCATTACATGTAGACTCTCTGTTTGTTCTTTTCATAAAACTCCATATTGTCacaattaaaggaatagttcacccaaaaattacaatttccccacagggtttctgcaggttacaCCAAGTTAAATTGAAGacttttaaggacatttttaagaccattatgaattacattttagacCTATTCAGGactaaatgctatttttttatattcCAGTTGggaaagattttcacttgccctatcaaaaacaataaaaataattgaatacatttaataatccaatgataataatttaataatgaaaaatgtagGTCAGGTCattatcctcagcagtaaatacatggagaactcttaaacaaatgttactgtaagaaaAGTAATTAAACAGCTGTGGTAAACAGAgttaaaaatgcagtatttaaatagaAAGTTAAACGATTAACCAGATTGGGTAGCCATGCATGAACAATggaaaaataaaacttgttaaaaaAAGATCTACGAGTAGATTTCAAACTTTATAAggtctaaaatttagtttttgagatttaaaacattttaagactgTTTAAGACCCTGCAAACACCCTGCCCCATAATTTATTCACCTTCAAGCCAACCTTggggtgattttttttctgtcagatgaACACAGTCGGAGTAGTTTTAAATGTTATCATGGTCTTCTTTGCTATATATACTATGTCAGTGTAGTTGACCCTAGGTCAAGGTGGACACACATGACACTTGGAGTCCCTCAAGGTttaattctggcacctctcctgttcaacctttatatgctcccactgagccaaataatgagaaagaatcaaatctcctaccacagctatgctgatgacactcagatctacatactgcctaatgactacagccccattgacaccctctgccaatgcattactgatattaacaattggatgtgccaaaacgttcctcagttaaacaaagagaaaactgaagtgattgcgtttgggaacagagatgagcttctcaaggtgaatgcataccttggctctaagggtcaaacaacattaaataaggtcaagaatcttggtgtgactctggagtcagatctgagtttcaatagtcatgtcaaagcagtcagtaaatcagcatactatcatctcaaaaacattgcaggaatcagatgctttgtttccagtgaagacttagagaaacttgttgatgcttttatcagcagcagggtggattactgtaatggcctcctcactggccttcccaaaaagacagtcagacagttgcagctcatccagaacgctgcggccagaattctgaccagaaccaggaaatcagagcacatcacacctgtcctcaggtctctacactggctcccagttacattcagaacagATTTAAAAGTATTAATACTTGTCTatgaatcactaaatggcctaggagctcaatacattacagatttgcTCACTAAATATgtacctaacagatcactcagatcattaggatcgagtaaattagaaattccaagagttcagtcgaAGCACAGTGCTTTTATAAGCTTCAAAATAAGTCACTATGCAACATCATTATTggccttattctgcaatgcactTGCgactgttttagaacttccgattcagttacCTACcggataaataataataaacagcagaaaatggtcaaactattgctctacaaacaagtgttcatgaataaacataaaaagttgactaatataataagaaaatatcagtttgtggCATCAAGCAGCGAAACAAGGAAGTGAATTAGAGGAAGTGAATTAGAGTGGAAGACTCCAGCctaaaagattccaatggctttGCCCGCTCGTATGTCAAGAATAAGCTCAGTATAGAGtagaacaggggtgtcaaactcagttactggagggtcacagctctgcacagtttagttccaaccctgctttaacACCTGCAgtttttaaacaagcctgaaggacttaattagtttgatcaggtgtgtttaattagggatagaactaaactgtgcagagctgcggccctccaagaactgagtttgacacctgtggcagaaaaaaaacaggataCTATTCAAAACTACTCCGACTGTAAATATGTCTgaccaaaaaaaattaagaagAATTTGAGGTTTGGTAAACTATGGCGTAATATTCACTTCTggctgaactaatcctttaagtaTCGCACACCCCTACTATCAGAAGCTGGGCGGGGGAGGAGGGGTGGTTTATACAGTCCATCAGCTGTCAATCAGCCTCTCAGCTgggctgtgattggtcagaatgCAAATCTCAGCCCCTCCTCCTCACTGCCAGTTAAAAGTGCGTCCTATGAGCCGGTAGAAGTTCCGATTGTGTTGGTGCAGATACGAACGCAGCTGCCGTAGCACATTACTGTTCACCGGAGGATGCGGACGCCCTTTAGACTCATGCAAACATCGCTCGTGACCGTCGCTGCGGATGCAGTAGAAGCCTTTAGTTTGGTTAAAGTAGAAGTTGGAGGCTTCAATCCGCGGCGGCAGATCTAAGAAGCGCTCGACTCTCTGGAGCTCAGGGAGCGGGTCGTGGATCAGCGTATCTCCGTCAACAATATGGATCTGCTCCAGAGGAAAGTGCTGGAGCCAGTTCCTCATGTGCACGTCATACAGACTGCGCTGGATGGCTTTATAGCGCGTATTCAGCGCTCCGTTCTTCACCAGCATGTTCTCGATGGCCTGCACAGGCTTGTGGTTCTCCAGCCGGTTGAAATAGACCTGCGTGTAATCCGAGATCACCCGCTCGGTGGGATCCCGAAGGATCAGCAAGAGTCTAATAGATGAATTCATCGCGTGAATCCTCGCCGGCGCCACTTGAGATGTGAAATACCCGGGTGTTTTCTCAATAGTGATTTGAGTCGGGTAGGAATACGGCATTTGCTCTCGATACCATTCAAAACCCTTACTGTAGTTTTCATCCCAATCAAAGAAGTGGACTTCAGTGGCAGCCGCCGCCACTTCAGGATGGATATCCAGCATCTCCAGCAGGGCTCGGGTGCCTCCTTTGCGGACGCCGATGATGATGCTGTGGGGTGTGTGTTTGGAGGATCCTGGAGGCGGAATCAGTGATGGAGTAACTGAATCATTTGAGGGATCTCCAGGGGCAGGCGTGGAGCCGCCAGGCCACAGCTGAATGTACTCTGGAGGAGCGGCGTACGTGCGGAGCACCAGGAATAACACATAACTTACAAGATTGGCCATGGAGAGGGTGGAGAGGTACAGACGGAGGTGGGGTTGTGTTCGAGGGTTTCAATCACAAATGAAAGTCAATGAAGGTCAATGACAGCCTCTTTGAGTTTGGTGTTCAAGGACGAGGTGAAGCCACCAGTCCACTGCACATCTGGAAAAcacaagagagagaaaaaagaggaTGAGTAACGCAAGCGTAGCTCTAACAGCAGGTAGTGAGTCTTCAAACATGGTCGGGTAAAACTCTAAAAcctaaaggcccaatcccaattctaccctttagcttgaaggcgtagagcTAAGGCGaggggctagataccccttgacacagagatttttcaggaccacactcgaaaccaaggggtacgaaaatttgatggtccatttgagtatgagactgtctgcttaatatctgctgatactgctccttcaacagacatttaactgactagaagaaaccctaaccccaacctaacagtctacttataatctggtgagaattagtttgcatgtagatgcaatgtacattaaattcaacaaacgtgccatcaaaataaagtgtgaccaaagtactttagctgtgcctttatctgacaataaccagtGCTCACCAGCCAACTAAGCACTTAAAAGCCCTGTAGTTTAAATACACATACACCATTTCCATAATTCATCAACTATTCAGTTCATCTCTATCAAGTTTATTCCtatacacacagtgaaatttgTTGTGCGTGTCAGATTTACTTTTCAGTGTTCCCAATTATTTTGCACCACGCTGTGAAATCTAGTTTTCAATCTCTTCTGATTCACAAATCTTGGCTTATGCCATCGAAAAAAAACAAACCCTCCTgagaaaataaaaccaaaataacttaagattccTCCAACCATTTCTAAGAATCAAGCCAGCTAAATTGGTTTATACGTGTGCGTTTATAAGCACAAACAGACTCTCTGAGGATGCAGGAGGAATTACTGAATAtgtaactataaaaaaaaacacctcataaCTCACTAACCAATCTGATTATACGGAAAGTGCTGCTTATGAAGAATGCATTGCATTCTACTCAATATAGAAACACTTGGTAGAAAATTACCCAGCATTCCATAGAGGATTTAATCAGTTTGCACAGTGTTTTTGTCCTCAGACTGCATTCATAACCTGTACAGTTAGTGTTGTGCATGACTGAACAGGCTCTaaaaaacatccaaacacacgacTAACAAAAGGTGCTGATCATTTCCATGCATTTAGCTAATAATTAAATGATATCTgactttttatttagattttttcttgAAATGTTGGATACATTCCCACACAGTGTTGTAACTGAAATGTCATAGCAATTGATTCCATATTCCTAAAAATTGAAGGTACAGTGGTCCCTTGCCGTTCACCTTTTgcagtttcgcagatttttttagtgcaatatgacatgctttttttttttacagcacattgtgttctgcatcctgatgaGTGCcatgtgttctgcgtcctgattggctgtagaccaatgtcaatcaatctcctccgtgtcatgtctcctgtacagtacaaaatgtgttcagcttgccaacTTTACATGAATCTTTGTtcactagcagtgtgactctgaagtgctggactGTATGTGTAACCCttctggtcctacaccacccaacccgctcagAGCTGGTATCGAACTGGCGACCtttcgcatgggagtcggttgctctaacaaggaggctaaagaccatggcccctagcCTTAGACGTCAGAGGAGTGacgtttacctgcacagcacttactagctggcctccattacatacGTTTGCAAGTTCTCCCAACAACGTCGAATTTGACGTTGCACCGTCAGAGGCACCCATGGTAggacccaaaaggcagaggaagatgctaaccattgaACAAAAAGTgtgacttctggacatgctaaaggaaggtagatgTTCTgcaagtgtttaaacaagagagaaaagtgtgaaaataccACTGCCTgtttaagaaaaatgtataaagtgtgtagtgagggctttaaaacatctataataatcgCAAAAAATAAAGCGGATTACTTCGCAGATTTCACCTATcgcgggttatttttagagcTTAACTCctgcgagggaccactgtacgcGACTTCTATTTTCTACACATTGTAACTTTTGTGTATGGGATTATCATGTGACTCTCTCATCTTCACGTGTTTTTATCTGTGTAACAAAGATCATAACAGAAGTGTAGAATAATAAAATGTGTAGAAGTTAGTACTTCAAAGCATTGGTGTATCAACACTAATTTCATAAACTAATGAAATACGATAGTTTACCGtaaatatttttgtatgatttccactagattttaaaagcaaaaattttGCCATTTCACCATTTTTTAACCTAATCTTTAcagattatttttacatttagaaaaaaTGTCATGCCTAGATCccacgtgaaaaaaaaaaataccatagtGATTATAGTCACTatactcacagcaagaaggtcgcttgttcgagccatggctgggtcagttggcatttctgtgtggagtttgcatgttctccccacattcgcgtgggtttcctccgcgtgctctggtttcccccacagtccaaacatgtggtacaggtgaattgtgctAAAATTgacctagtgtatgagtgtgaatgactgtgtatggatgtttcccagagatgggttgcagctggaagggcatccgctgcgtaaaaacatatcctggataagttggcggttcattgcactgtggcgacccctgattaataaagggactaagccgaaaagaaaaattaatgaatatattaaataccgtagtgtttttttaaccattgtatagtggtaattctatagttgctagtAACTACATTAATTAATCTGTGATTCTGTAGCTgcaatggtaacacaacaactatagtaactgatctgctgtggtgaatctacagttgctatggtaacacaacaactttagTAATTAATCTCTTgcagtgattctatagttgctatggtaacacaacaactatattaattgatctgttatggtgattctatagttgctatggtaacacaacaactatagtaattgatctgttgtggtgattctatagttgctatggtaataatcactatagtaactgatctgctgtgttgattctacagttgctatggtaacacaacaactatagtaattgatctgttgtggtgattctatagttgctatggcaataatcactatagtaactgatctgctgtggtgattctacagttgctatggtaacacaacaactataataattgatctgttgtggtgattctatagttgctatggtaacaaccaCTATAAaaactgatctgctgtggtgattctacagttgctacggtaacacaacaactacatcaattgatctgttgtgcagattctataattaatatataataagtaatacAACAACTAGTTTACAATAGTATATACTGCAATATAGTGGAGCATTCGTTAACATCTCCAGTGAGTTATGCACGACTGAACAGGCTCTAAATATACAGTGCTAACCAAACACCTTGACATGTTTCTTTTGActgaatgtgcttttttttttgtatcgcTTCAGCAGACTTAAAGAAGAGCCAAGGTCAAAGTACAAAAAGTACATCCGCCAtgcaaaacacacactgaaaagAATGAACTAAAGGACTCGCTGATTGAGTTCAAAAGATCTTCAAGTATCCAGTGCaaatgtgcaaatgtgcaaacATCTTGTGACCTTTCCGCTTGATCAAACATGCGAGACTCGGTGACCAAACAGCCGGAGCCTGCAGACAGAAGGAAAGGTCACTGCTGTGGCATTTACACACTCATAACTGATTAAACCTTAGAACTCTAttacagatcacacacacacacacacacacacacacacacacacacgtctttcAGGACTTGATTTCTCAGCTCCGAGAACACTTTAAACAAACTCAAACACGCGCTCCAGTCAAGTAGATATTAATCACGCATTCATCGCCGCAGTTATTATAATAATTCGCCACTTCACGTTTCTGGTGTTGATTCACAGCGAGCGACACTGAGGACAAAAGAAACAAAGCCTGCAAACCAAGAGAACATACTGATTTCTAAAAACTAATGCATTATTGAATATTATAATCACAATTAACTGGTCAAAACAAGAATACTAATGCAGAATGAATGTGATTAAGGGCATACTctcactaggtacagttgccttgaaccgtgccgaagcgTGCTTGCCCCCCCTTCCCTCTCCCCTTTGGTCTGCACTTACACTGCATCTTTACCTTCTGAGCTGGAGCATGCTTACGTCACtgatgatgtgactgttcagtttaacagaagagaagcgctctcgctcagcacagtggacattgctttagttctGTTGTTTCGTATTATTGTTAttggtttgggatgcagtgacacagtcaaatcttctgctgaacagatccagcacttttggcactcattaatgttcatgaagtcctggtgctgcaggtattaggaggtttgctgaaggtgcagctgatgtgcagtgAGGGCTTTGCATCTTTAACttataaactatgacagttcaagttaattgaacagtaagaatcataataaatccatataaaacagtCCCTTAATAGTGACGTCACGTCTTCAGTTTCACGCTCAAACACACATCGCaatcacactacaagcgtactgcaCCAAACCCAACTAAACCGCTCTCTGGCACACTTCTAAccaggccagggctggccaactgaaccacacatgggcccaattcagagcactcacacttgttaAAAGTAATGGGAAACGCGCCCAGGCATGAttcagatagcctagtgtgagtgcaccctaaatGTTATAACCACAACACACAGCTAAAATGAAATCAAGTAATTCTTGTAATAATCGCCCACGTCACGTTTTCAAATGCCGAATTTGAGTTGTGTTCATATGAATTATTgactagtgcagtgtttcccgaccctgttcctggaggcacaccaacagtacatattttgtatgtctcccttatctgacccattcgtgtcaggttttggggtcttttttaatgttctgctgagttgattcaggtgtgtttgattatggagaggttgaaaatgtgtactgttggtgtgccttcaggaacagggttgggaaacactggactggtgtaatttaataaaactgaattttataTGCCATAACATAAATAAAGTAAAGCCACAAGCTGACTGTcatctaaatataaaaattaaatgatttcttcacttgaatattgaacagatctgaaatctgaaaaaaaaacatctgaagacAACTGAATTCTTCGATCActgaaaagtttttttaataattattttcacctttaatggataggaaagtgtagagtattgacaggaaagcatggggagcagagagaggggaaggatcggcataggaccgtgaggcgggaatcgaactggggtcgccgtgagcaccggagtgcatgtgtcaacgcactaaccactacaccactggtgccgacgATCACTGAAAAGTTAAACCAAAAAATTTGGCCTCCATATGAGGAGAAAAGAAACAGGCAGATGCTTAAAACAAAGCCTACAAACTAGcagtgtcaaaattaattgtttcttcggtgcactgcgatgcagacgcggacaattcggtgtCGGTTCAGTCATAATGATAACGAttgtgtactgatgtcatttatctcatctCTCATGCGCCATGTTGCcatagcttactatggtgagggaggcgagTGCGAgtgtttacaacgctccaactacttaaaaactgcgtgtgtttgctggacagtgtttcactgacacttacagcagaagcccttaTTTCACTGCGCTAGAGAGAATGagagtaaactccatttctctctctctcactgtggcccatttgacctgctggtgtgacttGTCCTCTCCTTGTTTTAGCGATACTTCTGCATACAGACACGAGCGcctgtctgcagagttttctccaccgtgtctatcatggatcagctgtgatcgccactgctgtttatcagtgtcactcatctgtgaagagcgctgcacgtaagagccaatcgcagccctttctgttgagcgtgtgaccaatcaaatacatttgctataaatgctggtgttgtttaaaggtgcagtttatatatctgactgttatTAAAAGACTAAATTGTATTACAactagtatataaatatatttatacatttaatacaagaattgctgtgaaaatataaaactgtgtatggaaagcatcgtcaatgcacagagatatcgaataccgaatcgatggcatgataatctgaaccgaactgaaccgtgagaccagtgtaggttcacgcCCCTACTACAAATATAGCCGACTGGTTTCAAAAAACTAATGTAGGTTGGGTTATTATTGAATTTTAGAATCATaataggggtgacacggtggctcagtggttagccatgtcgcctcacagcaagaaggtcgatgattcgggccccggctgggtcagttggcatttctgtgtggagtttgcatgttctccccatgttcgtgtgggtttcctctgggtgttccaatttcccccacaagtccaaacacatgtggtataggtgaactagaaaggctaaattgtctgtagtgtatgtgtgaatgagagtgtatggatgtttcccagtgatgggttgcagctggaaggacatctgctgtgcaaaacatatgttggaatagttggcggttgattccactgtggcgactccagattaataatggtactaagctgaaaagaaaataaatcaatcagtaattaataaacaattattaataaaattatgcaaaaaagcaaacaaacaacaacaacacataacAAATTATAATGTCAAGGTTAAAATTGCAGTAAGAGCTGTAACTATGATGTTTTtcaatgcatatttatttatttattttttaaatccacattacattatattatttatttatttgcagttttttttgttattgtgcttatattaagctatatattttaaacaaacgtttgctttttgtttaataTGATTGTGTCCAGAAGAAAATCAGATAAACAGTTAACAAAAAAACAGATCCAAAGTGATTTCCAATATATTTGCACTCCCAAATCCCCCATTCACTCCCAAAGAGCAGCAGGACTTTTCTGCAGTTTTCCAGGTCTGCTTCTGTCAGCTGGATCTATTTCCAGACGCAGCATGTGCACAGATGACAGACCCTGATATATTCCTGCGTCTGAGTCTCTGAATAAAGCTCAGGCGTGATGAATGTGTGTATGAACACGCGTGTGCGGATCTACAGGTTTCTCCATGGGACACAAAGATGCACTAATTACCCGATTCGACTGTTTCTGAGCTTTCCAGACGAGATGAAAACAGCAGGAGCGCGACGCTTAGCAGAGCCTCATTGGAGAGTGATTagcataaaacaataattaatccAATGAAGCCTGATATTACGAAGCTCTTTTCCCACACTATCACAACTGCTTTTACAGCCGATAACGAGGGTTTGCGGAGAGGAGTGTGAAAACATGGAGACGCACAGTTttcagacgggctgctctgagtatttcagaaactgctgatctactgggattttcacgcacaaccatctctagggtggTAAAGATGGTGAAGCAAAAGATGAAAAAGCTAGAGAAGGAGGTGGTTGGAGGAGGTGCAGAAGGAGAAGGAGGTGTGGGAGAAGATGAAGTAGGTGCAGAAGGAGGTATTGGAGGAGGTGGAGATGAAGGAAGATTAGATGTAGCGAAGATGATGAAGGTGgtgaagcaaaaaataaaagagGTAGAGAAGGATGTGCAGAAGGAGGAGGCCGATAAGGTGCAGAAGGAGAATGAGGTGTAGGAGGTGCAGAAGGAGGTGACAGTAGGTGCAGAAGGAGGTGAAAGAGGAGCTGTTGGAGGAGGTGCAGAAGGAGAAGGAGGTGTAGGAGAAGATGAAGTAGGTGCAGAAGGAGGTATCGGAGGAGGTGGAGATGAAGGAAGATTAGATGTAGCGGAGATGATGAAGGTGGTCAAAAATAAAAGAGGTAGAGAAGGATGTGCAGAAGGAGGAGACCGATAAGGGGCAGAAGGAGAATGAGGTGTAGGAGGTGCAGAAGGAGGTGACAGAGTAGGTGCAGAAGGAGGTGAAAGAGGAGCTGTTGGAGGAGGTGCAGAAGGAGAACGAGGTGTAGGAGAAGATGAAGGGGTGCAGAAGTAGGTGGCAGAGAAAGAAAAATTAGGTCTAGCGAAGATGATGAAGGTGGTGAAGCAAAAGAGTTAGAGAAGGAGGTGCAGAAGGTGGTGACAGAGGAGGTGCAGAAGGAGGAGTAGGAGATGAAGGAGGTGCAGAAGGAGGTGTTAGAGGAGGTGAAGAACATAATGCAGAAGGATGTGACAGAGGAGGTGCAGAAGGAGGTGAAAGAGGAGCTGTTGAAGGAGGTGCAGAAGGAGAAGGAGGTGTAGGAGAATATGAAGAGGTGCAGAAAAAGGTGACAGAGGAAGGAAGATTAGATGTATCGGAGATGATGAAGGTGGAAAAGCAAAAGATAATAGAGGTAGAGAAAGAGGAGCAGAAGAAGGTAACAGAGAAGGTGCAGAAGGAGAAAGAGGTGTAGGAGGAGATGAAGGAGGTGCAGGTTGAGATGGAGGAGGAGGTGAAGGACAATGTGCAGAATGAGGTGACAGAGGAGGTGAAAGAGGAGCTGTTGGAGGAGGTGCAGAAGGTGAAGGAGGTGTAGGAAAACATCAAGGAGGTGAAGAAGGAGGTGTTGGAGGAGGTCGAGAGGAAGGCAGATTAGGTGTAGCAGAGATGATGAAGGTGGTGATCCAAAAGATTAATAAGGTAGAGAAGGAGGTGCCGAAGGAGGTGACAGAGGAGGTGCAGAAGGAGAAAGAGGTGTAGGAGGAGTTGAAGGATGTGCAGAAAGAGATAACAGAGGAGGTGTAGAAGGAGGTGAAAAAGGAGCTGTTGGAGGAGGTGCAGATGGAGAAGGAGGTGTAGAAGATGAAGGGGGTGCAGAAGGAGGTGACAGAGGAAGGCAGATTAGGTGTAGTGGAGATGATAAAGGTGGTGAAGCAAAAGATAAAATAGGTGAAGAAGGAGGTGCAGAAGAAGGTAACAGAGAAGGTGCAGGAGCAGAAAGAGGTGTAGGAGAAGAAGGAGGTGCAGAAGGAGGTGAC is from Danio aesculapii chromosome 13, fDanAes4.1, whole genome shotgun sequence and encodes:
- the hs3st1l1 gene encoding heparan sulfate (glucosamine) 3-O-sulfotransferase 1-like1, with the translated sequence MANLVSYVLFLVLRTYAAPPEYIQLWPGGSTPAPGDPSNDSVTPSLIPPPGSSKHTPHSIIIGVRKGGTRALLEMLDIHPEVAAAATEVHFFDWDENYSKGFEWYREQMPYSYPTQITIEKTPGYFTSQVAPARIHAMNSSIRLLLILRDPTERVISDYTQVYFNRLENHKPVQAIENMLVKNGALNTRYKAIQRSLYDVHMRNWLQHFPLEQIHIVDGDTLIHDPLPELQRVERFLDLPPRIEASNFYFNQTKGFYCIRSDGHERCLHESKGRPHPPVNSNVLRQLRSYLHQHNRNFYRLIGRTFNWQ